A stretch of the Veillonella parvula DSM 2008 genome encodes the following:
- a CDS encoding DUF2232 domain-containing protein → MNKTNTRAMVETAFVSAIGVILSAISVYIPTFAFLSFFVTPAAIGIIGTKWGRKYSISAAIVTTFLAVILFGPWNGIPVGLFAAVGVGVGEGNRLSLGTIKRLLLPSIAMFIAVLVTFIAQAYISGIDLSMIDIQMTEQARMIADQALQTNSNITQEQADLFVKNVDKLATGLKDAFFVAVAIAAVSYSYITIQISIWLGKRLHISISRFLPIEEWRMPIWSAGLYALGIIGIYGAPHINMNSSWVTAISTNILLLGSSMCSIHGFAALADLMSSYRMSNKLKWILLGVYAFFFGQALAIFGVIDMFLDLRTRYKARQ, encoded by the coding sequence ATGAATAAAACAAATACAAGAGCGATGGTAGAAACTGCATTTGTTAGTGCTATAGGTGTTATCCTTAGTGCTATCAGTGTTTATATACCAACTTTCGCCTTTTTATCATTTTTTGTTACACCTGCGGCCATTGGCATAATTGGAACAAAATGGGGCCGCAAATATAGTATATCGGCAGCTATTGTTACTACTTTCTTAGCAGTAATTTTATTTGGACCATGGAATGGTATACCTGTTGGCTTATTTGCTGCGGTAGGTGTAGGAGTAGGAGAAGGCAATCGTCTTTCGTTGGGAACGATTAAACGGTTACTACTCCCTAGTATTGCTATGTTTATTGCTGTATTAGTAACTTTCATTGCACAAGCGTATATATCTGGTATTGACCTATCAATGATAGATATACAGATGACAGAGCAAGCTCGTATGATTGCTGACCAAGCATTACAAACGAATTCTAATATTACACAGGAACAAGCGGATTTATTTGTGAAAAATGTAGATAAGTTAGCTACCGGTTTGAAGGATGCGTTTTTTGTAGCTGTAGCTATAGCTGCAGTATCATATAGTTATATAACTATTCAGATATCTATATGGTTAGGCAAGCGGTTACATATCTCCATATCTCGATTTTTACCGATTGAAGAGTGGAGAATGCCTATCTGGAGTGCCGGTTTATATGCGTTAGGCATTATTGGTATATATGGTGCTCCACATATTAATATGAACTCTTCATGGGTCACAGCCATTAGTACTAATATATTACTTCTCGGTAGTTCTATGTGTTCTATTCATGGCTTTGCTGCTTTAGCAGATTTAATGAGTAGTTATCGCATGAGTAATAAATTGAAGTGGATATTACTTGGTGTATATGCCTTCTTCTTTGGACAAGCACTAGCGATATTTGGTGTTATAGATATGTTTTTAGATTTACGGACACGTTACAAAGCGCGTCAATAG
- the rplI gene encoding 50S ribosomal protein L9 has translation MKVVLLEDVKKVGKKGEIVEVSDAYGRNVLIKKGLGLEGTATNVNNAKQKQESIAHNKAVANDEAKILAAQLTKVEVTVKVRMGEEGRVFGSVTAKDISDAAKAQYKVDIDKKKIEIKEPLKTLGVHDVLVRVHPEITSTIKVNVVAE, from the coding sequence ATGAAAGTAGTATTGTTAGAAGACGTTAAAAAAGTTGGTAAAAAAGGCGAAATCGTTGAAGTTAGCGATGCATATGGTCGCAATGTATTGATCAAAAAAGGTCTTGGTCTTGAAGGTACAGCAACTAATGTAAATAATGCGAAACAAAAACAAGAATCCATTGCTCATAATAAAGCCGTTGCAAATGACGAAGCTAAGATCTTGGCAGCTCAATTGACTAAGGTTGAAGTAACTGTAAAAGTTCGCATGGGCGAAGAAGGCCGTGTATTCGGATCCGTTACTGCTAAAGATATTTCCGATGCTGCTAAAGCTCAATATAAAGTAGATATCGATAAAAAGAAAATCGAAATCAAAGAACCATTGAAAACATTGGGCGTACATGACGTATTAGTTCGTGTTCATCCTGAAATTACAAGTACTATCAAGGTTAATGTAGTAGCCGAATAA
- a CDS encoding DHH family phosphoesterase, with protein sequence MKSFQRRWKGLEITIVAVLVLLLLLLAYLNWAIAILALIIVVAAYLVNYNTLHNRRRLAREQFSAMMKNVTQASNFALQNLPMGIVLVNKQGTLVWNNSVFADWVKVDWNKLQKMSALLPGFRIDKIWGKSGYMTEKYENRYFQIIYKFIDPRDTRSDIDSEDELAEHAVMALYFKDITDLEKARIKAEEGQPVWGMIQIDNLEELTKGLSDREYTSIWTDINNIIMDEIDRYEGFIRNFQDDMYTFAISRGALHEMEEDGFKVLERIRKVPSPRQVPATISIGISENVGSVKDVSGRARAALDIALGRGGDQVCIMDGESTRFFGGNTAGVEKNTRVRARVVSQAIHELMIDSDKILIMGHQREDYDALGGIIGVAAIARALGKDVRIALSKETSAIDKMVNVLNESEFWQENIITAEAARVWVDANTLTVVCDTHRQEMVAAQEALEISERRIVIDHHRRAADFVENPLLTYLEPSASSTSELVTELVQYAGVPVKLSKAEATGIYAGIVLDTKNFVQQTGARTFEAAAFLRRAGADIDRVKQLFIETFDSIQLRAKMVFEASRTEGIAISVAPEGLKDMMALAAQSADMLISNEDIEAAFVLYSLNDGGIGVSARSKGKVNVQVVMEALGGGGHRTVAGAQLQGMTIEEAKQAILEHALDALHSAEQEEEQQ encoded by the coding sequence ATGAAATCCTTTCAACGGAGATGGAAAGGTTTAGAAATTACCATTGTTGCCGTTCTCGTATTATTGCTATTATTGTTGGCCTATTTAAATTGGGCTATTGCAATTTTAGCATTAATCATTGTAGTAGCGGCGTATTTGGTTAATTATAATACCCTTCATAACCGGCGTCGTTTAGCAAGAGAACAGTTTAGTGCGATGATGAAAAACGTCACACAAGCTTCTAACTTTGCTTTACAAAATTTGCCAATGGGGATTGTTCTTGTTAATAAGCAAGGCACCTTGGTGTGGAATAATAGTGTTTTCGCTGACTGGGTTAAGGTGGACTGGAATAAGCTCCAAAAAATGTCTGCGTTGTTACCTGGTTTCCGTATCGATAAAATTTGGGGTAAGTCCGGATATATGACGGAAAAATATGAAAATCGATACTTCCAAATTATTTATAAATTTATCGATCCTCGGGATACGCGATCAGATATTGATAGTGAAGATGAACTCGCGGAACATGCAGTGATGGCATTGTATTTCAAGGACATTACAGACTTAGAAAAAGCCCGTATTAAAGCGGAAGAGGGCCAGCCTGTATGGGGCATGATTCAGATTGATAATCTCGAAGAATTGACAAAAGGTCTTAGTGATCGTGAGTATACTAGTATTTGGACAGATATAAATAATATCATCATGGATGAAATTGACCGCTACGAAGGTTTTATTCGTAACTTCCAAGATGATATGTATACCTTTGCCATTTCTCGTGGTGCACTTCATGAGATGGAGGAAGATGGTTTTAAAGTGCTCGAACGAATCCGGAAAGTACCATCTCCTCGTCAAGTACCAGCTACGATTTCCATTGGTATTAGTGAAAATGTAGGCTCTGTGAAAGATGTATCTGGCCGTGCTCGTGCAGCCTTAGATATTGCATTAGGTCGCGGTGGTGACCAAGTGTGTATTATGGATGGTGAAAGTACGCGCTTCTTTGGCGGTAATACGGCAGGCGTTGAGAAGAATACGCGCGTTCGTGCTCGTGTTGTATCTCAAGCGATACATGAGCTTATGATTGATTCTGATAAGATTCTTATCATGGGGCATCAACGTGAAGACTACGATGCTTTAGGCGGTATTATTGGTGTAGCCGCCATTGCTCGAGCACTTGGTAAAGACGTGCGCATTGCGCTTTCAAAAGAAACTAGCGCCATCGATAAAATGGTGAATGTTCTTAACGAGTCAGAGTTCTGGCAAGAGAATATTATTACTGCAGAAGCTGCAAGAGTATGGGTAGATGCGAATACGCTCACTGTCGTGTGTGATACGCATCGTCAGGAAATGGTGGCGGCTCAAGAGGCGCTTGAAATCTCTGAACGACGCATCGTTATCGACCATCACCGTCGTGCAGCGGACTTTGTAGAAAACCCATTACTTACCTATTTGGAACCATCTGCATCGTCTACATCTGAGCTCGTAACAGAGCTTGTACAATATGCAGGTGTTCCTGTGAAACTTTCAAAAGCGGAAGCCACAGGTATTTATGCAGGTATCGTATTAGATACGAAGAACTTTGTTCAACAAACTGGTGCGCGTACCTTTGAGGCTGCAGCATTTTTGCGCCGTGCAGGAGCGGATATCGACAGAGTTAAACAATTGTTTATTGAAACTTTCGATTCTATCCAATTGCGTGCTAAAATGGTATTTGAAGCAAGTCGTACTGAAGGGATTGCTATTTCCGTAGCGCCTGAAGGTTTAAAGGATATGATGGCGTTGGCTGCACAAAGTGCGGACATGCTCATTAGTAATGAAGATATTGAAGCAGCCTTTGTACTATATTCCCTAAATGATGGCGGTATCGGCGTCAGCGCTCGATCCAAGGGCAAGGTAAACGTACAAGTTGTAATGGAAGCCTTGGGTGGTGGCGGTCATAGAACTGTGGCTGGTGCTCAATTACAAGGTATGACCATAGAGGAAGCGAAGCAGGCCATTTTGGAGCATGCTCTTGATGCGCTTCATTCCGCAGAACAAGAGGAGGAACAACAATGA
- a CDS encoding DUF3969 domain-containing protein yields the protein MEYKVSILCMMNLTISGKQNIEFYLLMVGLGAAEAYKYKRIRLGVFESLHYHLSMIDLIDEYQLSKDLREIVFQGMGMEDIVDAAEWFEDFDWEGHLRDAIDYLELDCISRLMEPSYHTCINDFNLFDVPNTDSVDHLYISFISHHSFEQIMMIFMLGYTVFLIELGEYCGDAFDTFKRNYLTNLRAINCGESEVLSDALELFDSCDNRKDFLSNKRQQLWLRKISIDLRGYFCRLKESSMDYSSEKGLVYYRSPKETILG from the coding sequence ATGGAATATAAGGTTTCCATCCTATGTATGATGAATTTAACTATTAGTGGAAAACAAAATATTGAGTTTTATTTGTTGATGGTTGGATTAGGTGCTGCAGAGGCTTATAAATATAAGCGTATTAGGCTAGGTGTATTTGAGAGCCTGCATTATCATTTGTCCATGATAGATTTAATTGATGAATACCAATTGTCAAAGGACTTAAGGGAGATTGTTTTCCAAGGTATGGGCATGGAAGATATTGTTGATGCAGCAGAGTGGTTTGAAGACTTTGATTGGGAAGGTCATTTGCGTGATGCGATAGATTACTTGGAACTAGATTGTATATCTAGATTAATGGAGCCCTCATATCATACTTGTATTAATGATTTCAACTTGTTTGATGTACCTAATACGGATAGCGTTGATCATCTCTATATTTCTTTTATATCTCATCATAGTTTTGAGCAAATCATGATGATTTTTATGCTAGGATATACAGTGTTTTTGATTGAGTTAGGGGAGTATTGTGGTGATGCCTTTGATACTTTTAAACGTAACTACCTTACTAATCTTCGAGCTATAAACTGTGGCGAGTCTGAGGTTTTAAGTGATGCTCTTGAATTATTTGATTCTTGTGATAACCGAAAAGATTTTTTGAGCAATAAACGACAACAATTGTGGTTAAGAAAGATTTCTATAGACCTTAGGGGTTATTTTTGTAGGCTTAAAGAGTCTAGCATGGATTATAGTAGTGAAAAGGGATTAGTTTATTATAGAAGTCCTAAAGAAACCATATTGGGTTAA
- the dnaB gene encoding replicative DNA helicase — protein sequence MDVRIPPHNLDAEKAVLGALLTNGSNMGAVVDTVTSILKSEDFYRDAHRIIYDAILEIVHANKTADFITVGEELDRRKRLDAVGGLAYITSLANESVSYNVEEHAKIISEKAQLRRLIDAGNKIVGMTYAGEDEPTAILNKAEQMVLDVSGQTQSESSFAAIGEVVLSNLDKLNALQQHDGAITGVPTGFKDVDHIFNGLQKSDLILVAARPAMGKTAFTLNIAQNVTMLYDKTVAFFSLEMGKEQLVGRILSSVAGVSSEKLRRANMDPADWEKVIAAADRMSKSKLFIDDTPGLTVQDMRSKLRRLKVEHGLDLVIVDYIQLMQGRNAGKGSENRQQEVSEISRNLKLIAREFNVPVIALSQLSRSVESRPDKRPVLSDLRESGSLEQDADIVIFLYRDKYYDENSEKGDNAEVLIRKHRNGSVGTVELQFVGELTQFRDVEFRDLGPEQ from the coding sequence ATGGATGTACGCATTCCACCGCATAATCTAGATGCGGAAAAGGCCGTTTTGGGGGCTTTATTAACTAATGGATCCAATATGGGTGCCGTTGTAGATACGGTGACGAGTATTCTTAAATCTGAAGATTTTTACCGCGATGCACATCGTATTATTTACGATGCTATTCTAGAAATCGTGCATGCCAATAAGACGGCTGATTTTATCACCGTTGGTGAAGAACTAGACCGTCGTAAGCGCCTTGATGCGGTAGGTGGTCTTGCTTATATTACATCTCTTGCGAATGAATCGGTTTCCTACAATGTTGAGGAACATGCGAAAATCATCAGCGAGAAAGCTCAGTTGCGCCGCCTCATCGATGCAGGGAATAAAATCGTAGGCATGACGTATGCTGGCGAAGATGAGCCGACGGCAATCCTCAATAAGGCAGAGCAAATGGTGCTAGACGTAAGCGGTCAAACTCAGTCTGAATCATCCTTTGCAGCCATTGGTGAAGTGGTTTTATCTAATCTAGATAAACTTAATGCACTGCAACAGCATGATGGTGCTATTACAGGCGTGCCAACAGGCTTTAAAGATGTGGACCACATTTTCAACGGCTTACAAAAATCTGACCTCATCCTCGTAGCAGCTCGTCCTGCGATGGGGAAAACAGCTTTCACCTTGAATATCGCTCAAAATGTAACGATGTTGTACGACAAGACGGTGGCGTTCTTTTCCCTGGAAATGGGCAAGGAACAGCTCGTTGGTCGTATTTTGTCCTCCGTGGCAGGTGTGAGTTCTGAAAAATTGCGCCGTGCGAACATGGATCCTGCTGACTGGGAAAAGGTTATTGCCGCAGCGGACCGCATGAGTAAATCCAAGCTCTTTATCGATGATACGCCGGGTCTTACCGTACAAGATATGCGCTCTAAATTGCGCCGTCTCAAGGTGGAACATGGCCTCGATCTCGTTATCGTCGATTATATTCAGTTGATGCAAGGTCGAAATGCTGGTAAGGGCAGTGAAAATCGTCAACAAGAGGTGTCCGAAATCTCTCGTAATCTTAAACTGATTGCTCGTGAATTTAACGTACCGGTTATCGCTTTGTCTCAGTTGTCTCGTAGTGTTGAAAGCAGACCAGATAAACGGCCTGTACTTTCGGACCTTCGTGAATCTGGTTCTCTCGAGCAGGATGCGGATATTGTTATCTTCTTGTACCGCGATAAATATTACGATGAAAACTCCGAAAAAGGGGACAATGCAGAAGTCCTTATTCGTAAACACCGTAATGGCTCCGTCGGTACCGTAGAACTCCAATTCGTTGGAGAATTAACACAATTTAGAGACGTAGAATTCCGAGACCTAGGGCCGGAACAATAA